The Streptomyces durmitorensis genome contains the following window.
CGGAGACGTACGCGGCGCATGACATGACAGAAGGGCCCGGAGCAGCCAGCTCCGGGCCCTTCTGGTGTCCTGGCGCGCGCCTCGGGCGCGCTCAAGCGGTCTGGTGCGCCAGCAGGGCCACCGCCGCGATCAGCACCACGAGCACCCCTATCAGGGCCGCGGGGCTGAGACCGCCGAACGGTCCCTCCTGCTGCAAGCGCTCGCGGCTGGCCCGGCACACGGGGCAGCGGCCCTCACTCACGGGCCCCGCGCAGTTCGCGCACACCAACCTGTCATGGGTCATGCGCTCCTCCTCCCGCACAGTTACAGCCTGCCCAACGCTAGGGGGAACGCAACCGTTCCCCCTACCACTGTGCCAGCTTCCACGAATTTCGGCGCGGCCCGCCCGTCCTCGTCGGTTTCCGACTGTTACGTTCCGTGGTATATCCGCGACAATTCGCGCAACTCAGGACGCTGACTGCGCTCGCGTACCGGCTTCGCGTATGGTCACGCTCACCTACCCCCGGCGACCCGTGGTGCATCCGTGATCCGATTCGACAACGTCTCCAAGGCCTACCCCAAGCAGACCCGGCCCGCCCTCCGGGATGTCTCTCTGGAGATCGAGAAGGGCGAGTTCGTCTTCCTGGTGGGCTCCTCCGGCTCCGGAAAGTCCACCTTCCTGCGGCTCGTCCTCCGCGAGGAGCGCACCAGCCACGGCCAGGTGCACGTCCTCGGCAAGGACCTCGCCCGCCTCTCCAACTTCAAGGTGCCGCACATGCGGCGCCAGTTGGGCACCGTCTTCCAGGACTTCCGGCTCCTTCCGAACAAGACCGTCGGCGAGAACGTCGCCTTCGCGCAGGAAGTCATCGGCAAGTCCCGCGGCGAGATCCGCAAGTCCGTGCCCCAGGTCCTCGACCTCGTCGGTCTCGGCGGCAAGGAGGACCGGATGCCCGGCGAGCTCTCCGGCGGTGAGCAGCAGCGCGTGGCGATCGCGCGCGCGTTCGTCAACCGCCCGAAGCTCCTGATCGCCGACGAGCCGACCGGCAACCTCGACCCGCAGACCTCGGTCGGCATCATGAAGCTGCTCGACCGGATCAACCGGACCGGCACGACCGTCGTCATGGCGACCCACGACCAGCAGATCGTGGACCAGATGCGCAAGCGGGTCATTGAGCTGGAGAAGGGCCGTCTCGTCCGCGACCAGTCGCGCGGCGTCTACGGCTACCAGCACTGACGACCCGTACTGATCCACTGCACTGATCCACTGAAAGGGAGCCATGCGCGCCCAGTTCGTCCTGTCGGAGATCGGCGTCGGTCTCCGCCGTAATCTCACGATGACCTTCGCGGTCATCGTCTCCGTGGCCCTCTCGCTCGCCCTGTTCGGCGGCTCGTTGCTCATGCGCGACCAGGTGAGCACGATGAAGGGCTTCTGGTACGACAAGGTCAACGTCTCGATCTTCCTCTGCAACAAGGCCGACGCGGAGCAGGACCCGAAGTGCGCCAAGGGCGCGGTCACGAACGAGCAGAAGGACCAGGTCAAGACGGACCTGGAGAAGATGCCCGTCGTGGACAAGGTCGAGTACGAATCGTCCGACGAGGCGTACAAGCACTACAAGGAGCAGTTCGGCGACTCCCCGCTGTCCAGCTCCCTCACGCCGGACCAGATGCAGGAGTCGTACCGCATCAAGCTGAAGGACCCGGAGAAGTACCAGGTGGTCGCGACCGCCTTCTCCGGGCGTGACGGCGTGCAGTCCGTGCAGGACCAGAAGGGCATTCTGG
Protein-coding sequences here:
- the ftsE gene encoding cell division ATP-binding protein FtsE, with the protein product MIRFDNVSKAYPKQTRPALRDVSLEIEKGEFVFLVGSSGSGKSTFLRLVLREERTSHGQVHVLGKDLARLSNFKVPHMRRQLGTVFQDFRLLPNKTVGENVAFAQEVIGKSRGEIRKSVPQVLDLVGLGGKEDRMPGELSGGEQQRVAIARAFVNRPKLLIADEPTGNLDPQTSVGIMKLLDRINRTGTTVVMATHDQQIVDQMRKRVIELEKGRLVRDQSRGVYGYQH
- the ftsX gene encoding permease-like cell division protein FtsX, producing the protein MRAQFVLSEIGVGLRRNLTMTFAVIVSVALSLALFGGSLLMRDQVSTMKGFWYDKVNVSIFLCNKADAEQDPKCAKGAVTNEQKDQVKTDLEKMPVVDKVEYESSDEAYKHYKEQFGDSPLSSSLTPDQMQESYRIKLKDPEKYQVVATAFSGRDGVQSVQDQKGILENLFELLNGMNWAALAVMALMLVVALMLIVNTVRVSAFSRRRETGIMRLVGASSFYIQMPFIMEAAVAGLIGGGVACGMLLVGRYFLIDHGLALSEKLSLINFIGWDAVLTKLPLVLAISLLMPALAAFFALRKYLKV